The segment ATCTGCTGGGGAGGTtgccaagaaaaagaaaaaacagagacaGAGGTTATATTTCTAATTAACTAGGCCCCACTGCGTCCTAATTTAAGGTgttcaaaatgcatttaaaatgaTCTTTGTCCTCCAAAGACTAATAAGAAATATGCAGAGGTAAAGAATAAACTCCTCTAAATGTCCATAGCTATATGTTTGCAAGTAAATGTAACATTAAAAGTGCAAGGAACGCAGAAAAGTAATTTAGAATACTCAGATATATGTGTGTGGTTCAGTGACTGTCAAAAGCCTCTTTGCAACTTTCAAGCTGTTTTGGTACCAGACTTTTCAAATTGGGTGTCATTTTCCTCATGAACCAATGTTTCTGTAACACATAGGAATTCATGTCAAAACAAGCAGAATAAAATATGTCGTCTCACTCCCAATCTTTGCCACAATTCCTGCTAACATCTGTTTAAATCACCAAAAAATCCTTTTTCTTCCCTGTATAGTATCATGTAACGACAGTAGGAAAGTGTTTTATCAGACATCTATGTTTATTCCCTGTGTTTTCATATGGACACTAGAAAAAATATCCAGTGAAGGTTGATCATCCTTAAAATTCCCTAAACTAATCTTTTGGGTCACTTGTGGGGAAACAAGCAGGACCAGCTCATTAGCAAAACATTGTCTGTTTAGCACTTGAGTTGGCTAACATGTTAGCATACACATTGAGTAAATCTAGAGCAAGACTTATTTTAATGTGAAgcggtgctgctgctgcaaatgaATAATAGTTACTTTCATTCTAAGTTTTGGGTTCCACCAACTCCTGACACTTTGGGTACTTAGCGCTCCACTTGCAAGTTGCTAACTGTATCTGTCATTTTATTGTGCACTAACAGTGTACGTGGTTTAGCTAGAAAAGACACTGAAACagtcaaaataaacaaacagaggCGAATATAAAAATTTCGGATGCTGCATTGAGGTGAGGGAGAAGCATTTCAGTGTCACAAGTCTTTCAAAAAGTTTGCACACTTCTCTGGAACTTTCGCTGGTGTGTGAACAAAGAGAATTGATAAGGCAGTGCCTCTTTAGATCACGGTTGTTAATGTCTGTTTTGACTGCCATGCATGTGTTGAATATCAGAACATATGATTTGTGATGAGTAAAACCTGAGTTATCTCCTCAAtgcttgttttttgtgtttaagaGTCATTCTCATAGCTTTACATAACATTTTCTAGTCTTTAGTTGCCACTCTCTGACCTTATatcaaactggttcaaaacagtTCTATTCAAAATGAGCATATAATTTCAATATTTCAACATGATATTTTAGTATCCCAGcttttttatcttatttctttttatttagttATACAGTCACATTGACAATGAACGGTGTGACTTACATGCCAGCCATAATCAATAGACTAAGCCCCAGAATGACAGCAGTCTTACCAGAATGTCAATTGAACAGCTTgctgaaataaatatatatatatatatatatatatatatgaatatagtAAAGCAGTAAGCTTCTTCATTGTTCAAGAAAAAAGTCAAGTGTGATGACACCATATGGGACATGAACAAAAAGAATTTATTAAacagttcttttttctttagatCACAACAGTGTCTGCACTGACTGTCATGTTTGTATTGAACACTGGAATACATAAAGTGTGATGACAAAACCTGGGAACAGCCAGTTATCGGTTCATGTTTTTCACATTTCATTCCACCCCTGTCTGCCAGTCAGTCCCTCTGTAGTGAGACGCTTGTCCTCCTCCCGTCACATCTACAGAAAGAGCCGCCTTCTGAGAGCAGCAGACTAAAATAACTGGCGTTAGGTCTCACACATCCCAAACACGACGGGAAATGCATTATAGATGCCCACTTCACCATGTGTCACATCACGTCTTGATTTGCATGCGTACCACGCATTTGATCTTCTGCAAGCAGGAATCACACAAAGAGCAGAGAGATTCAGCAGGAGAAGGAGAGTCGTGGAGCTCGGCTCGAACGAACGCGTCTTTGTGTGGAGGCTCAAAAATAATGTTGAGTTTGTTAAGTTTTGCAGAGCGAAGAGATGTGTGTCATTTTAGCCTGTTTAATTGAACTGCAGGGTATACTTTGCAATTAAAAGGTACTTTTATGATGTACATTCCAACACAAAATTCAAATATTTGCAATAAGGTGCATGTAACACATAGCTGTGATTACTCTAAATACATCTACGCTTTTGTGAATACACACAAGCTATTTGATTTATCTATATTAGTAAACGCAGCTCATCGGCCACTCCTCAATGTCGGAGGGAGGATTGTGTTCTAACCATTGTGTTTTAAGAGCAGGTACTTCCTTACAAGCCACAGagacaaaataaacagaaaaatatgtgaatgataGCAGCagaacaagattaaaaaaaaacagtgtcttAGCTGCAAAGTAGGGCCTGAAGGTTTTCCCTGCTCAGCCTACTACATTATTCCTGCATGTTTCTCAACGTTGAACCCTAATCATATGCTAATTTATAGACTAATTTAtagttttcttcatgttgataTAATCTTGGTATTGGTTATTTCATTTTGTGCAGCTATATCATTCCACATCTTTCCAGTAATCAGAATAATCAGGTTTTCTCCAGCAGATGGAAGGATTTACAAACAAACAATGAGCTGGAAAGAAGTTTTGCTTTGACAAGCAGCCAGCGTACTTAAGAATGTACTATGCGTGTGTGATATGGACAGTAGACTTAATGAAATCTAAGGTTTAAATCTGCTTAGTTTTTCACTTACAACAACTTATTTCTCTTTGGCTAAAGAGCAAGCAACAGTTAAGTGATTATGGTGGCTTTAGAAATAATACAACTGTTTGGTGGAATGAAGGGGAAATGATACCCAGCAGCCTGGTTTACTGGCTTTTTTGCTTCAGTTGCTTTGGCAGGTTTAACTGAAAACCACATGCTGGTTCCAAAAAGCATTTGGTTGTGTTTACTTTCAGAGACATTTAAGTGTGTTTTTACGTTCCATGAAAGTTGCGCACACTGAATTGTGCGTTTGCCTGACATGGCAGGGCCATGCTGGTTGGATGCAACCTCACTGGATTTTTACTCCACCATCTAGATAAAACAGTTTGAGTGAAAAGGGAGCACTTCACACTGCATCTTGTCCAGTTGGATAAAAGTAAACATGAAACACCGAGCTGTGACGCCTATGCTGAACTCAACACACGCATCTGATAAAAAAGAAGCTGAGCACAAGAAGGATCACCCTAACTCATTGTTTTAGGAAGTACACAAGCACAGGCCACACTAATTAGCAGCTAACTGCCAAACAAACTATAGTATTACTGTGTGATATAATGCGGTTCTTTCTGTTTCAGCCATTTTGCACTTTGACAGCAATGCTACACCAAGATGGGTGGGTGTCTGCTGAGAAACACCAGCAGCTCAAACAAATTTCAAGAGTTTGCTCATTGATTTGTCATGCCACTCACAAAATAAATGATCTAAGTGAAATAACAGGAAGATAAAATAGCTAACTCAGATAATACCAACATATGTTAGCTTACAAAGCAGGGTCCTCAGAGTTCTCAGCAAAACCTGTTAATGGTCAGCAGAAGGGACAGATTGGGACTTCTAAAGAACTACCCACCCGAACCTCTCATTCACACTTATCTTACTGATGTTCTTCGCAAAAGCCAGAGTTTGTGTGGGCGATGATAGGGACACAAAGTGACAAAGTGTATGTGTACCGATTGTGTAAAACAATCTACAGCAGCTCCACTGTTGACAGGTCAAAGGGCGAAGAGTCATGTGAGGCTGATGGCCATCAGGTTGCACATCCTGTCTCCACTGTGGTCAAAACTTTTCTGCTACTTAACAGTTAAACTGCAGGGATtaaagtgttttcttcatgctgATCCTGGCAGGATCTGTAATGTAGAAATACTGAAAAGACCAAAACTCATTTGTAAGTCGTGACCAAGTTGGGAATATTAATCTAGTCATACttgttcatatttttactgaacgAATTATGTATTTAAAGTCACGTTTTAAAAATCCTTGTGATAAAGGCCCGGAAGGGCCAACAAGTTGGTTTGTTTATTAAAATGTGTACAGTGTgtgaaatttctcttttctgATGCTGTttcttttccatatttttaCACTATAGACACTCctgtatttccttttttttttttttttaaagtaaaagagAACCACGCTACACAAAACCACTGACACAGTTCTTCATAATTTATGTTCCTTTTACGAGACTtttggagacaaaaaaaaagaactcctGAAATGACAGAAATACACTTTTGTGGATGGACAGAATCCTCTTGGAGCAACCTccttgtgtgcatgtgcaccTTAACAAGGCTGAAGGGTTGATGGTCTTGCCCATGAAGAGGATGCTTCTCCTGGGGTTCTCCAAAATGACAACCAACAGTGGTCTGATTGATTATGGCAAACTCCGTGCAATACATGCAAAGATAGTCGTGGCTGGGGTATCTGTCCCCATCTCAGTGACACTCAGCATAGCCTTtgtgtaaaagaaaaagatggggCAGCCGACACCAAGATGAAAGAAATCATCATGCGGTGGAGTAGGGAAAGTCATATCTTGTCCTATGAAATGACAAAGGAAAAATATCTTAGAGACTTTTGTCTTGACCTTGTCCGATATGTCTGAGCAGTGTCCCCGAAAGCCATGATTATGCTCATTTCTTACAATGTGTCTTGTTTCAGTCAAGGCCGATGATCAACATTAACATCCACTTTAGTGAAATTGCTAGTCACGTCAGAGAGTTAGCTGACAGTTTACTTAGATATTAACGAGaaccttgtttttttcctcttgtgCTCACTTCTCTTCTGGCAAGGCTGTCTTTGCTCATACAATACAACCCATTTAAGTGAGTCAGTAAATGTAAGGAACCACAGATAAATCGGTGTGCATCcggttaagaaagaaaaaaaaaaatcctgttgtACACACTCAAGGCTGTGAAGGCCAGCACATAATTAcggaaaaataaattaatcagacagcaaaaatgtgcttttgataaaaaaatattGACATTTGCAATAATTTccttttcatcttttaaaaaattCACAGTGACCTATTTTCATCTGAACCGAATAATTGTATATGTGGTTGTATTTCATACAGACATCTGTACATTTAGGCACAAGTTCTAAAAGGAGAAGAAAGCCTCGGGGAAAATACAAGAAGGCAGAGTGGTTTTGCATTTAACTGCTGAAATAAGAATTTACTTGAAAAAGGTTACAGCATATGTTTCTCAGAACCAGTGTTGGGAttaacggcgtttaagtataacggcgttatttttccagtaacggagtaatctaattaattacttttcccatcgttacaacgccgttgtcgttactgagaatataaagtggcgcgttattacaatttggttgtaggctttctgctacacatcagctgcatgctgcctggagagagcaggggtggggatgatgacaccgttgcaaatacgatgatgattggctgtgtgggcggatgTCCTGcccacgctgtctcactgcaagTGCTGACGACtactactaaacacacacaagacagcgacaatggcgacgagccagggaagttcaaaggaagcgttctctaactggaagtaccggcactacttctcactcgtggatatgaaaggcaagaatgtgtatgtaacatggacgctatgcccagggaaaaaagctttatccacgtctgcctcaagcaactcaaatctaatgaagcaccttacatcaacccTTGCAAATAtgacacttgttgcttctgcagctgctaacccaagtccaaatgcagctagcgtgagccccagcgaaggagacggagccactcgaaaacaaacaacactcgattttttgggtcagaaacaggtgaccaccatcaccattttatattcaatataaaatatttatgtttttatttctatgcatcatatgacaggctgcaatctattgacttcaaataaataccgaatgttctaaattaatggatatagtgtttttattcttcaatcagttaatataaacatatttgaggttaaagatgttatagaacgtaacagcgttatagaacataaaaaaataactctacagttactttgctgagtaactaattacttttacaatgtggtaactgagttactaactctattactttttgggagcagtaactagtaactgtaactaattacttttttaaaagtaacttgaccaacactgctcAGAACGTTAGGGAGTATTGGTGCCTTCTCAGATGTGCATGTTACCAATGCACCAACACAATCACTCCTCTGTTCTTACAATACAGGGGCAATCctgtgttatctttttcaattcaaGAGAAACACACAATCACTCAGAAAGCTCTTGAACAAGATGCTCTTTAATCAGGTTCTGTAGACCAGGAGCAACTCTCCTGGAATGACACAAGTAACAAGTATTGCGAGTACACGACAGCATCAGTATGATGACTAAAGAATCAATGATTTTGATTATGACAGGGTCATCTTGGCAAAATCTTTGAACTTGATACTCCCTAATCACCTTTACATGCCAGTGGGGTTGTTGATCTTGCCCATGAAGAGGATACTTTCAGCGGGGTTCTCCAGAATGAAAACCAAGAAGGGCCTGTCAACTGTGACTGTCTCTGGGGTACTCAACACTCTTAACTCAAAGATGTTTGTCGCTGAGGCTTCTGTTCCCATCTCAGTGACGCTCAGCGTAGCCTTGTGGGATGCCTGtggaacaaaaggaagaggcagTCAGAGGCTGGgttgaaaaaagataaaagtgtcTTTTTCTGGATCTTTGGCATTATGCTTACAGTGCGTAGAAGGCAAAGTCACGTCTTTACAAAGACCAAAAAAACCTCAAAAAGTTTGCCTACCTTTGAGATTTTTATCTTGACCATGTCAGATATGCCTGAGAAATCTGCAGTGTCCTCGAAAGCCATGGTCATGCCCATTTCTTTCAACGTGTCATCCAGGGAGGCATCAGTGGAGATGGAAAATTTTGGCAAGTCCAGAGCCACGTAGCTGAGAAACACAGAACACCTCACAAATGTTTTCCAGTGGTTGTATTGCTCAGTACATAGCCTAACATATGGAATCCTCTTCAATAATTACACTAAATAAGTAGTTTTTTATGAACCATACCTATCAGTGACTGAATGTTGCCAGTGCCTGATGGAGTTCTTGTCTATGTGGCTCTCCACCTCATTAATCTTGCCTTCTTCAGGCAGGACAATCATCATAGAGGTGCTGCTCTTGTAGGGGAGTATGATGACTGTGGAGTGTCTGCCACGGTCTTTGTAGATTTTGTAAAACCCTGTTCTTGACAACATGTCCACCTTAACTTTGGTGGTGTTATTCACATGGAAATTTCTTTTGTGTGTCAGCTCATTCTCAAAAGGATGCTTCCACTGTCCTGTATGAAAcatatgtttttaaatgttgcaATATGATCTGCAGTCATTATGCATCATACATGTGGCTTGGACAGTAAGACACAGACTTGCAACTGCTTGTTTACCTCCAAAGTAGACATAGTTGATCAGCACCATAACCGTCTCGGGGTGCAAGGTCTTCACCATATCTTTGATCTTGTCCTGGGTTTTATTTGCAATGTATGagttgatttcagctgcagcGTCATTGGGTTTGGAGAAATTGACGTTGAAGATCTCACCAAAGTAGTAGTGGCTGACATCACTTTGGAATGTCTCCAGAGGATTAAAGCAGGAGTGCAGCGCCACAATGTTGCCAACATCCAGCTGCTGGTTCTCCTGGCTGTGCCCATGCATGCGGAAAAGATGCTCATAGGCTTCGTTGACCTGTGTCTGGCTTAGGGTGCTGTAGCCCAAGCTGTTGAACAGCTGGCCGTGGGTTTCACCACGGGCTCCTATAGACAGCATGGACAAGGCGGTCGAGATGCCAAGTGGTGAGTAGAAGATGTTTTCTCCAGCAGCAGCTTTGGCATTCAAAGTTTTGTAGAGGGCAAAGGCAAAGTCAGCATTAGGAGAAGACAGCAGGTGGTTGCTATGCTGTCCTTGTTCAGAGTGATGGTGGTCAGCCGTGGCAACAGCCGACAGCATGGCTGCTTGTAAACAGcaaacaaagataccatgcatCCTTCACAATCTGCCAATATGAAAAGAACGATGAGTCTAATCacaaaaaactcaaaatagCATTTGATAATGAATAaaataacttgtttttttaattatgtaGTTATATAAGAATACTGAAAAAGTCAATGACTAATGATAAAATATCACAAGTATCTGCTTTTATCtctcatattattattatttgcattatatgaatcaaaaacagtttttgtcaCCAAAGGCTCACTTCTAAAATTCTATGCAGTCACTCATCTCCTAAAAAGTAAGTCCCTTTAATCAAAACATCAAATTCACATTCCAGTGAAGGTTGATGCTTACCATTAACGTCCTCGTTGGTAAAGTGTGCTAGACACTCCATTATTATATTCAGCAAGTCAGAGAGAGACTGCTGGCAGTTTAGTTAAACATTAACAAGAACAAGCCCCCCCTTCTATCCTGGCATAACTCCCTACAACACAAACCACGGAACTGAATCAGTAAGAGTAAAGAGCTGTGAGTAAGTCACGGTGTTTCTGGAAAAAGGACTGCATACGCACATGCATGCAGAGGTCATTTCGTAATTCTTAGACTAAATCAGACGGACATCAGTGAGCTTTGATGAAAATATGAAGCAACTAATTCCAGTCTGACATTTTAAATCATTTCCGATTCAAACCCCTTGTGGGAAAAGACACCGTGACCTTTTATCCACTTCGAGAATT is part of the Odontesthes bonariensis isolate fOdoBon6 chromosome 24, fOdoBon6.hap1, whole genome shotgun sequence genome and harbors:
- the LOC142375150 gene encoding alpha-1-antitrypsin homolog yields the protein MHGIFVCCLQAAMLSAVATADHHHSEQGQHSNHLLSSPNADFAFALYKTLNAKAAAGENIFYSPLGISTALSMLSIGARGETHGQLFNSLGYSTLSQTQVNEAYEHLFRMHGHSQENQQLDVGNIVALHSCFNPLETFQSDVSHYYFGEIFNVNFSKPNDAAAEINSYIANKTQDKIKDMVKTLHPETVMVLINYVYFGGQWKHPFENELTHKRNFHVNNTTKVKVDMLSRTGFYKIYKDRGRHSTVIILPYKSSTSMMIVLPEEGKINEVESHIDKNSIRHWQHSVTDSYVALDLPKFSISTDASLDDTLKEMGMTMAFEDTADFSGISDMVKIKISKASHKATLSVTEMGTEASATNIFELRVLSTPETVTVDRPFLVFILENPAESILFMGKINNPTGM